aagacttgatacagccaaataaataaatacttttttaaaaaagcagagctTCCCAGAATTTAATTGCATACCATATGAATCACCTAggagtctttttaaaaagcagattctgTTTGAGTTGGATTGAGGACTGAGGTTCTGCATTTCTTAGGAGCTCCTAAGTGATGTTCATGCTACTGGTCCATGAAACAAGGTGACTAGCAACGCTATAAAACCTCCTCCAGAACATATTAGTGCTTATATCATTGCACTGCCACAGTGCACTGTAGCTCCCCTAACTTGGCTCATTAATTGTAATCTTATATTAATTTGTCTGCACATCTTTCCAAACTACAATCTCTAGGATATAGAGACTCTTGCATTCTCTGTGCCTGGCAGAGAatcaatattcaataaatacttctgAATGTCAACCAACCAATGAATGAATGTGTAACAAAGATACACTTTTATACACACCTTAAACAGACGTCACACTCCTCAAGCTACCTTTTCATAACAAGATCACTGGGGCATTGGGATTTTTCAAGATCAGAGCAAAATACACAGTTATAATCATGGCTGATGTTTATTGAGTCCAttgtgtattaactcatttaatccccacaaagGCCCTTCATAAGGTCAAGTTATTACAATTCCCATTTTAAACACAGAAATGGAGTCACAGAAACGTTAAAGACCTTACTGATGTCTATACTGCTAGTCTGTGTCATTGCTGGGATATGCACCTAAATAGtcaggctccacagtccatgtGTTTAACTACTACACCATAAATATCAAAAACTGGAACCTCTCTGTGACTTCGTCaagctttttcattttaatatacttGACATCTGCAAAATTGGGATCAGATATATTCTAAAGGCTACTCTGCAGAAACCCCATCTAGTCCATTGGGCTTTCTTGGGATTTAATTCTCTTCTCATACTATCCCCCAAATTTATGCCATGAAGCAAATTATAACTTTTCTGGGAAACAAATGTGAGCAACAAAAGCTGTACAAAGCTCGTCCACCAGACTAGGACACTAGGCTGGCAAAGGAAGGGGGAACAATGAAGGACCAGCACCTACATGAATGCATAGCTTTATTTAtaagaattccaaagaaaaggtatgacattCTGGTATTCTCAAATTTGGGGCTTGCCAAGGTTTTAAGTTGCATCCCTAGAAAAATGTCATGGACCTCCTCCACATTCTTGGCTGACATTCCCTTACGCAGGCACCTGAATTCGAAACTTTTGCATAATTAAGGAAAAGTAGAGACTGTGTGCATTTAAACATATCAGCTTGCTTTATTTAAAAGGAGATAATACATACCATTGTTTATTAGGAGAAAAAAGTCATACAACTATTTTAAGAGATAAGTCACTATGGGAACCATTTATCTGCTTGAATTTAGAGAAGTGAAGCCTTCTGCTACTGgaaaattctctcagcttttagcagtagtagatattatattattttatattggacctTTTTTTGCCTTATACTTCATAAAGTCTCCATGTTACTTAATGGAAAATCTTTCAATATATCATAGAATAACTCATATTGCATATTTAATGatgaaatggaaattttattGGGTGGAACATCctcaaagacaaataaaaataatgatgaacTATCTCATCCAGAATGTCATACTTATCTTGATACAACTGGATAGTTTTACAGTCAATGATTCTAAAtgtctataaattttatttttttccaggaaaCCATTTTCTAGATTATGAAGCATTAATCAGGTAACTTTTTATCCACAATATTTTCTTACATATCATTGAGAGATCTCCTTCACCACTCCCCAAAACAGTTATGCACATATTCTAATAAAAAAGGTCTTCCTAATCAGTGGCAAATATTTTCTAGATTTCCTAAAAACATTAAAGACCATAAACTGTGTTCTACCTTAGCAATACTTCTCTAATCCCATGTAGCCCCTCTAGCATTGACTTCATTGAACCAGAAAACTACAATTTCAAGAtaacaataaaatcaacaacaatATCACTTATTAAGTACTTGCTATGTAACAGGCTCTGTTCTAAGACCTCACATGAGGGTTAGAATTTAGCACAACTAAGGAAAGCCAGAGACAGTGTGAAATCAAAGATCtcagatttattttattaaaaaagggataatattttaaattgattatAAGGGTttctcttttaatcctcacaacaactttATGAGTTTGATAAGGGGCTTTGGATATTGCACAGATCAACTTTCATATTCTGTAAATCCTCCCTGAATCTATTGTACAGATTAAGAAACACAGTCATTTTCCCTTCCAGTGTCATAGTTTATGAAATGAAATAAGCAATGCACTGAATGTAAATGTATTAATAAGAGCTCAGGAACAATGGTACACATtggataaaaagagaaaacaggctGGCAAAACAAGTAATAAATATTCAACACTCTAAATCACAAATGCACAAGATACCAGTATTTCCTATAACAATACATTAAAACATCATATTGTCTGTGTTTTTTACAAAATCGCTGGTAGTTTAAATTTGCACTTTATGTAAGCAGTGATATTATAAATACTATATTTATACACGAGGAAGCATGGAACTTAAATATTTGTGTATGCATCAGATGAATATACTGTTGCCATTCATTGCtgctatttctctttttgtgggaAGAGAGATAAGCAAATTATAGTAATAAAAAAGCAAGCGTGCTTAAGTTAAAAGTCCTTGCCTATGATTTTGGTAGCTTGTTATAGTACACTGGTATATGAAAGTTAATCAATTATTTAATCAATTAGATTTTCTCTTCATATACAATGGTTATTTCCAGAAAGCACCCTCACTATCTTTATAATGTTAATTAGAAAGGATGTAACAAACCAGCAATGAAATAAACTTCATCACTGTATCTGGTAAACACCTGAGGTACGCCAATGTGATcaactttcagttataagcaATTAAGCGTATTCACAACAGTACAAACTCTAACACGCTATCTTGTGACAAGACTATTGTGGCACTTACTAATAGTTTTTCCTAATTCTATTCTATAGTTCCTTTGGAAAAATCAGCTCTGTTCATTTAACCCTGAAAACATGCAAACCAGAGACAGAACgaattttttacctttttaagtagatttttaaaagacaatttccATTCATTATCCCAGGAACTGTGTTCTATATCAGTAATTTCTTATGTTCTATAATTTCTGAAAGCAAGGCCCTTTCAGCTAAAAAATTACATTATTCATCTTTCATAcataagtaaattattttctgtGGTAAAATCCCCAAGGACTTGGCAAAATTTCAGTTACTCAGGTGAGCTGAGAGTAGCTGCTATAAGGTTCAATAATCTTTCTGGCCCTTTGGGAGTACTTAATttatgcgtgcgtgctcagtgaCTCAGTGTCttgattctttgcaaacccacgtACTATaacgctccaggctcctctgtccatggaattctccagacaagaatactggagtgagttgctatttcctcctccaggggatcttctccacccagggatctcTAACCAGTATCTCTTgcttggcgggcagattctttacaactgagccacttgagaagccctatGCCTAAACACCCTAAGGAAACTGAAACGGGTCATTTCTTTACTTCACTAGTATAGGTTCACATCACTTTTTATATCAATCCGAATTACTCTCCTTAGAAGCAGGTGAGCCTCATTAGCCCTGGCACCCAGATAAGGAGGGTAGTGTCCTAACCCTACCCCCAGCTGCCAGGCAGCTGCCCTCCCCGACTTGACCATCCATTGGTCCTGACCACACTTGCCACTGCAAGTGTTTGGCTTAAACTGGCTTGTCTATTTGGCCCTTTTCTATTGCTGAAGTAGAAGTGGAAATCTGCCTATCAGCATCTCCTCCCTTGGCTCCCTGACCTTCAGGCAGCACGCAGCTGCCTAAGCCGAGCTAAAAATGGACTGTCGAGCTGGCTTTCTGCTGCTCTGCCTCCCAGTGTCCTTCTACTGATCTGTTCATCACACCTTCCTTACCCCTTCTGCTGTTGTTTTACTTCAGAAGAGTTTTCAGTCTGGCCAGCTGAAACTGCTTCTCAAGGCCCTAACCTACACAGATCCTTGTAGGTTATAGGATTGAGAGCCAAGGGTAGCACCTCCTACTGATAGAGAGTCTTCTCCCTGAAGCATCCCCTCGGTTTCCTCTCCTGATCCACCACTGTCATTGGGAAAGCTCCCTCTGACCAGATCATCTCCTACTGGCACACCAGGGAGTGAACAGGCAGGCTTAGGCACTGTGGAAGAACACAGAACGTGTAGCTTCTTGCTGATGGCTTGTGCCAGGGTGTTGACCCTGCCGCACTCCTCTGCTCCACTGTGCGCTCAGGTTCAGAACAGGACATCAAGCTTCACAGGGATATAAAACACTGTATCTTCATTCCCTCAAGCCCCTCAAGACTGCCCATGCCCAAGTTCCTTCCCCTAATGGGGCTGGCCAGGAGCTTCTGTCTCTGAGAACCACAACTGCTCCCAGAAACCTAGACGGGTCGTGGAAGCAGCTAAaaccccaatttttttttattttaattgcaggaagggcagaagacctaaacagacattcttctgaagaagacatacagatggctaataaacacatgaaaagtgtGCTCAACaacattcattattagagaaatgcaaatcaaaactagaatggagtatcacctcacactggtttgAATGGTcaccattaaaaatatatacaaacaataacgccagagagggtgtgaagaaaaggaaaccctcttgcattgttgtaggaaatgtaaattgataccgCCACTATAGagattctgtttaaaaaaaaaaaaaaactaggaataaaactaccaactAAAGGTTTTGTTCAGTTTCTTGGCAAACTTCATTCAAGCTGCTGGCTCTCTGGAGCCAGGTCTAATTGGAAGAGTAACAGGCTCACCCTTCTCCCGGAGAAAACGCGTTAGTCATAGATGAAACGCTAGGAAGGTGCCGAGAAGACCCCAGGCTGGGGAGTCTCGGATGCGGGAAGGCAAGCTAGAGCCGACCGCGTGCGGGAAAGGAGAGTACAGAAACCTTGGGACGCGAAGCGGATTAGAATTAATTCCGTCAGAGGCCAGCACTAAGTGTATAAATGGTGCCCGTTGAACAGCTAAACATATTTAAGTACAGTGTTCGGCATGTCAGAGCAAAGACTCGGGTCACGGTCATAGACAAAGTCAGAAAGCTTCCCGCTTCTCCGGGACAGAACCTCACCAAGGCCATCAGGagcgtgagtgtgtgtgcacacgctgGGGAGAGGGGTCGCACCCAAGAGTCCAGGTTGGTGGCGGAGGCGAGCGATCAGTTTGGGGCGAGTCGTGCACCCAGGATTGCACTCGTGGTGACCCGTGGCCCACCCCAAAAAACAACAGGTGTCAACCCTACCGCAAACTTTTCCTTAACTCCCAGCGGCTCGCCTGGGGCTGCTGGAAGTGTGCGGGTGGAGATGCAACCCGACCCCGGGGAGGCGGGGCGCGGGCCCGGGGCGGGGCGGTGCAGGTGGGCGGGCCGGGACCGGGAGAGGAGGCTGGGCATATAAAGTGCTCAAAGCCCCCGCGGCGATGCAGCTTAGTGGAGCCTGAACCGGCGGGGCGGGGGACGAGCAAGGTGCCGGTGGCTGCTTGGGCCCGCAGGTCACTGAGCCCCCGAGGAAGGGGGTTTCTGGAGACCGGGCCGGCCTCGATTTACCCGCTGCTGGACCAGCAAGCACGTCGGCCCCGGCGCACCCCCAGCAAGTGAGGCCGGGGGCTGCCTGGGTGGGAGGAATGGGTGCGGGGGCTCCGCTCCTCTGGGCTCAGGGGTGAGCTCCGCGGGGCAAATCGGTTCCGAGTTTTGCCAACTTTGAGTTAGTTGAAGATTGTGGCTGTTAGTTGGCGTCTTTGCTCCCAGGGTTTTGTGAACCTGAGTTGCAGAGGCCGATTCCACCCCTTTGGAAAATGAATGCCTCGCCTTGTTCGCTCCGGGGACCCTGGGCATTTTAGGAACTCCTGCACGTCTTGCTTGCTTTTGCAAATCTGtccttcttgcctcctttttctaGCTCCCCGGAAAGGCCGTTCCGCCCCGCGAGGGAAACAGAGCCGTTGACCATGGTTGCAACTGGCAGCTTGAGCAGTAAGAACCCGGCCAGCATTTCAGAGTTGCTGGACCATGGCTTCCACCCGGGGAGCCTGCTAAATGGTGAGTTTCCCAACCGCCTACCTCTCTTGCCTCCAGAGGCCTCATTCCCTGGATGGATTGAGATTGGCAGGCATGCCGTGTGGACCCTCTCCTTGAATTTTGGAGATGCTATAAAATCCATCTTAAAGAGATTCTTTAAAACAGCATCTTCTGTCTATGATAGTGAGAatcaaaagaagcaaaaaataaaatcccaaggGCTACCTGGTCTAGTCTGTGTCTGATAGACTCCTTGGGATTAAAAACTATACAGGCCCCTACCCCACATGGTTGTGAAGTTATGGTgaattttaagtatacagttacgtgtattttgacaaatgtattcaCCTGTGTAACCAGTACCATCACCTTCTGCCCCCAAAGCCCCACAGACCCGTTTGCTGTACCCACTCTACCTCTCCCCTGTCTCCAGGGAAACACTGATCTGCTTTTTGTCACTATAGATTACTTTTACCTCTAGAACTACATGCAAATGGAGCGTGTAATATGTACTCTTTGTATCTGGTTTCTTTCCCACCGCCTAATGATTTTGAGATCCATTCCATGCTGTTGATTCTATCAGTATGTGTTCATTTtggttgctgagtagtattctatttgTGGATATAcccattgtttcattttttaatgccaAAGGGAAGCTTTGAAACTGCAGTGATGCTGGACATATTGTCTTGTAATTTTAAACAACAGTGTCTAAATTAACATGCTGTGCTGCCACTCAGAATCTGTGTGGACATAGATCAATTGCTTAAGATCATTGAACCTTCCTCATTTAGAAGGTGAAGTGGTTGATGATCTAATTTTATAAGCCAAAGCTCTAAAATTCTCTGTCTTCAacgtatatttttttttaaaaaaagagccttATAATTTGGAgtgcatttgttttatttattaaaacacacacacacacacacacacagtgatctAAGTATATAAGTGATGTAGCAGCCAACAAAGATGCAGAAGGCTTCAGGCAGGGAGCCTACAGGACATCTGCCTGGGACCTGCTCAGTTGACTGTGTGGTATGGCATCCTGCCAAGGGGTAGGATTAATTTGGAAGGTAGGTGACCAAATGCAGAGCTATCTCTTTTCCTTTGAGCAAATCTAATTTTGTTTTCCTAGGactattttgttttgcttggctccaaaaaaaaaaaaaaaaaaaaaaccacccagccAGTTATAAATATCCTTGCGAACCTCAGAAGTCTTCTCTGTGGGCAATTTTTAATCGAAGAGGTTGAAGCTAAAATTGGGATCTACAGGTTATTCcagtaaagacttttaaagaaaacacaaatttaatTGATGTTTAATATAGCTCATCATCAAAGTCATTTTAAGTTCATCACTAAAGAATAATAGCAAAAAAACACACTGTTTtataagaataaatgaatgaattcttaGAAAGTAACAATCCTTAGTCCAAAAATATTATGAACATTTTTAGTCCAAACCTAATGCATAGTCTCTATAAAACGAAACTTGAAATCCCCCATAAGCAAATCAGGAAGcaagatagaaaagaaaatcactaGTATTCTAAAATAGCCCTGAATAGATTTGGTTACGTAGTCtttaagattgtgtgtgtgtactcacatATAAGTTTATTGAAAAATGGTGATAGGCTACCTACCTATTTATCAATACCTTTATTTCATAGATGAACTTTCAGTGTCAGGTCAGTTGATTTGCTTTGTTACTCAGAAAGTTAACAACAAAGTGAGGTCAAATGACTTCCAAACAAATATTAGAAGagtagatctgacagatagaaaTAAACAGTGTTGCCAAACCTGGGTGTGTTTTTCCTGCtcctgggtttgtttgtttgttttcatcttAAACTTCCATTTTCCACAGATTTTGACTACTGGGATTATGTTGTTCCTGAGCCCAACCTCAATGAGGTGGTATTTGAGGAGACAACTTGCCAGAGTTTGGTAAAAATGCTGGAGAACTGTCTGTCCAAATCTAAGCACACCAAACTTGGCTGCTCCAGAGTCCTTGTTCCTGAGAAACTGACCCAGAGGATTGCCCAAGACGTCCTGAGACTTTCCTCCACAGAGCCCTGTGGTCTGCGGGGCTGTGTTATGCACGTGAACTTGGAAATTGAAAATGTATGTAAAAAGCTGGATAGGATTGTGTGTGATTCTAGCGTGGTGCCCACCTTTGAGCTCACCCTGGTGTTTAAGCAGGAGAACTGCTCATGGACGAGCTTCAGGGATTTTTTCTTTAGTCGAGGTCGCTTCTCCTCTGGCCTCAGGCGAACTCTGATCCTGAGCTCAGGATTCCGACTTGTTAAGAAAAAGCTTTACTCCTTGATTGGCACAACAGTCATTGAAGAGTGCTAAAAAGGAAGCACTTGAAAGAGTCCTTTTTATGATTGGGTAATAAAAACTTAACAGCCGCCCAAAGTCATTGTAGCTTGCCTTGCCTGCTCTCCGCAAGGCACACCAAACTGAAATCATCTTCCTTGTGTTTCATATTCACAGCCACCCCAGCTGAAGGGCTTATTTGGGGCTATTGAGAAATGACCAGTACATTGTCTGCATTTACCACAGTTTttataaaatggaatggaatagaataagaaaagaagCAATACACTTTAGTTTTTTATTTGACTCCACAAGTTTTCCAGGTAGTCTTGCTAATAGACTGTAGAAACCCACTTTGCCTAGTTTGATTTTCATATGGCTTTTTTTCTATAAGTTTTCAGTGTGATCCTCTCAATCACAGAATCTTATATGAATGCTTTTTAGCCCATCGAAATTTCCAAAAGCCCATACTACCCATTTCCTGCCCCTACTCAAATTTGAAGAGTTCTTATACAGGAGGATAAAATTAATCAAGTGGGTGAGCTTAATTAGATTCTAACCTCATGCAAAAGTGAATAAGGAATCTTGCATTGAGAACAGAGTTACAAACTGctgtttctctgcatcctctccaCTCTTCTGTTTCAAAGAGATGGCAAAAACTTGAGCTACCATATCAGTAACCACAgtattgttttaaataatatgGTACAATACCTGCTCAGTTTTTCTAGTTCATAAGTATTTATCTTTAAactagaaaaatggaaaatgctgattttttttgcATGTAGTGATTCCTCTTCTATTGAGTGAATGGTGAGTGTATACAAGGATAAGTGAGTTCAGGTTCCTTTCTCATTCACTTGATAATTTAGCTTCATTTTACTTTTACATATACTTAATCTCAGATATCACCATCTCAACATATCAGTGTTGTCTCATCCTTGGCCTTTCCTGGGAACTGAAGGAAACTTCCTTAACCTGAAACTTCAAAGATAGCTGCACAccattacttttaatttttaagatggACCTATTTACAAGGTCTCCTTTGGCTATATATATCtggtctatgggcttcccaggtggtactagtggtaaagaacccacctgccaatgcttaAGACATAAAAGacttgagtttaatccctggattgggaagatctcctggaggagggcatggcaacccactctagtattct
This window of the Capra hircus breed San Clemente chromosome 6, ASM170441v1, whole genome shotgun sequence genome carries:
- the DDIT4L gene encoding DNA damage-inducible transcript 4-like protein isoform X1 is translated as MVATGSLSSKNPASISELLDHGFHPGSLLNDFDYWDYVVPEPNLNEVVFEETTCQSLVKMLENCLSKSKHTKLGCSRVLVPEKLTQRIAQDVLRLSSTEPCGLRGCVMHVNLEIENVCKKLDRIVCDSSVVPTFELTLVFKQENCSWTSFRDFFFSRGRFSSGLRRTLILSSGFRLVKKKLYSLIGTTVIEEC
- the DDIT4L gene encoding DNA damage-inducible transcript 4-like protein isoform X2, producing MVATGSLSSKNPASISELLDHGFHPGSLLNDFDYWDYVVPEPNLNEVVFEETTCQSLVKMLENCLSKSKHTKLGCSRVLVPEKLTQRIAQDVLRLSSTEPCGLRGCVMHVNLEIENVEKNEETPDSIHHSLEQNCA